One stretch of Chelonia mydas isolate rCheMyd1 chromosome 21, rCheMyd1.pri.v2, whole genome shotgun sequence DNA includes these proteins:
- the LRIG2 gene encoding leucine-rich repeats and immunoglobulin-like domains protein 2: protein MNYNELSEIPYFGEPTSNITVLSLVHNTIPEINAEQLQLYLLLENLDLSSNLISEIKASSFPRMQLKYLNLSNNRITTLEAGCFDNLSSSLVVVKLNRNRISMIPPKIFKLPHVQFLELKRNRIKIVESLTFQGLESLKSLKMQRNGISKLMDGAFFGLDNMEELELEHNNLTEINKGWLYGLRTLQQLYVSQNAINRISPDAWEFCQRLSELDLSYNQLTRLDESAFVGLGLLEKLNLGDNRIIHIADGVFKWLSNLQTLDLRNNEISWAIEDSNEAFAGLSRLNKLILQGNQIKSITKKAFSGLEALEHLDLNNNAIMSIQENAFAQTHFTELMLNTSSLLCDCQLKWLLQWLIDSHLQQAVNVSCAYPEWLAGQSILNVNPEDFVCDDFPKPQIRVHPESTIALRGMNVTLTCTAVSTSDSPISTAWRKDSEVLYDADIENFARYQQQDGEVLEYTTVLHLFNVNFTDEGKYQCIVTNHFGSNYSNKAKLTVNELPSFLKTPMDLTIRTGAMARLECAAEGHPPPQISWQKDGGTDFPAARERRMHVMPEDDVFFIANVKIEDMGIYSCMAQNIAGGLSANATLTVLETPSFVRPLEDRTVTRGETAVLQCIAGGSPAPRLNWTKDDGPLTVTERHFFAAANQLLIIVDAGLEDAGKYTCIMSNTLGTERGHIYLNVLSSPNCDSSQSGILHEEDGWTTVGIVIIVVVCCVVGTSLVWVIVIYHMRRKSEDYSITNTEEMNLPADIPSYLSSQGTLSEPQEGYSNSEAGSHQQLMPPANGYVHKGTDGGTGPLVICSDCYDNANIYSRTREYCPYAYITEEDSLDHTLSSLMVQVPKETYPSHTQHEASTLDRLIVDREMSAFLTHHDRINEKKLSAQQTNNEPFQLPLWGLNRDLGLSRTRFPQQQSVHEEAPQALRSEGAIDGDREQAVSPRPCHRLREHNFDFNRTQNIQEFGEAT, encoded by the exons ATGAATTACAATGAGCTAAGTGAAATTCCCTACTTTGGAGAACCAACTTCTAATATTACTGTTCTCTCATT aGTTCACAATACAATTCCAGAGATAAATGCTGAGCAGCTCCAACTTTACCTTTTGTTGGAGAACCTAGACCTTAGCTCTAACCTCATATCAGAAATTAAAGCTTCTTCGTTCCCACGAATGCAGTTGAAGTACCT GAATCTGAGTAACAACAGAATAACTACCCTAGAAGCAGGCTGCTTTGATAATTTGTCCAGTTCTCTAGTGGTGGTGAAACTAAACAGAAACAGAATTAGTATGATTCCACCAAAGATCTTCAAATTGCCTCATGTGCAATTCCT gGAACTTAAAAGGAACCGGATTAAAATAGTGGAAAGTCTTACATTCCAGGGTCTGGAATCCTTAAAATCATTAAAAATGCAGCGCAATGGGATTAGCAAACTAATGGATGGAGCATTCTTTGGATTGGATAATATGGAAGAACT AGAACTGGAACATAATAACCTGACAGAAATAAACAAGGGCTGGTTGTATGGCTTGCGAACGTTGCAACAACTCTACGTTAGCCAAAATGCCATTAACAGGATCAGTCCAGATGCATGGGAATTCTGCCAAAGACTTTCTGAACT AGACTTGTCATACAACCAGCTGACCCGCCTGGATGAGTCTGCCTTTGTGGGACTTGGCTTATTGGAGAAATTAAATCTGGGTGACAACAGAATCATTCACATTGCCGATGGTGTCTTTAAATGGCTGTCAAATCTTCAAACTCT AGATTTGCGGAACAACGAGATCTCTTGGGCCATAGAAGATTCGAATGAAGCCTTTGCAGGTCTCAGCAGACTCAACAAATT AATCTTGCAAGGAAACCAGATCAAATCAATTACAAAGAAAGCATTCTCTGGTCTTGAAGCACTGGAACATCT AGATTTGAACAACAATGCAATAATGTCTATCCAAGAAAATGCTTTTGCTCAGACTCACTTTACTGAGCT GATGTTGAACACCAGCAGCCTACTCTGTGACTGCCAGTTGAAATGGCTGCTTCAGTGGCTCATTGACAGCCATTTACAACAGGCTGTAAATGTTAGCTGTGCTTACCCTGAATGGTTAGCTGGACAAAGCATTCTCAATGTGAATCCTGAAGACTTTGTCTGTG ATGACTTTCCTAAACCACAGATAAGAGTACATCCCGAGAGCACAATTGCTCTAAGAGGCATGAATGTGACTTTGACTTGCACTGCAGTAAGCACCAGTGATTCACCAATATCCACTGCATGGCGTAAAGACAGCGAAGTATTGTATGATGCAGACATTGAGAATTTTGCCAGGTATCAGCAGCAAGATGGGGAGGTCCTTGAATACACCACAGTCCTGCATCTTTTCAATGTGAATTTCACCGATGAAGGGAAATACCAGTGCATTGTCACCAATCACTTTGGTTCCAATTATTCCAACAAAGCCAAACTGACTGTCAATG AGCTGCCTTCCTTTCTGAAAACCCCCATGGACCTAACTATCCGTACTGGGGCCATGGCCCGACTTGAGTGTGCCGCCGAGGGCCACCCCCCTCCACAGATCTCATGGCAGAAAGATGGTGGCACAGACTTCCCTGCAGCACGAGAGAGGCGAATGCATGTTATGCCTGAAGACGATGTGTTCTTCATCGCAAATGTAAAAATAGAAGATATGGGAATCTATAGCTGTATGGCACAAAACATCGCAGGAGGTCTATCAGCAAATGCCACATTGACTGTGTTAG AAACTCCTTCATTTGTTAGGCCTCTAGAAGACAGGACAGTAACCCGAGGAGAAACGGCCGTGTTGCAGTGTATAGCTGGTGGCAGTCCAGCCCCTCGCCTGAACTGGACTAAAGATGATGGGCCTCTGACAGTAACAGAACGACACTTCTTTGCTGCTGCCAATCAACTCCTTATCATTGTGGATGCTGGGTTAGAGGATGCTGGGAAATATACATGCATTATGTCCAACACACTTGGCACAGAGCGTGGCCATATTTACCTAAATGTACTATCTTCCCCAAATTGTGATTCCTCCCAGAGTGGTATCTTACATGAGGAAGATGGCTGGACGACAGTTGGCATTGTGATTATTGTTGTAGTCTGCTGCGTTGTGGGCACCTCTCTGGTATGGGTTATAGTTATATATCACATGCGAAGGAAAAGTGAAGACTACAGCATCACTAACACCG AGGAGATGAATTTACCTGCAGATATTCCCAGTTATTTATCTTCCCAAGGAACTCTTTCTGAACCTCAAGAAGGGTACAGCAACTCAGAGGCAGGAAGCCATCAACAGCTTATGCCTCCTGCAAATGGCTATGTGCACAAGGGAACAGATG GTGGCACAGGGCCATTAGTGATCTGCTCAGATTGTTATGACAATGCAAACATCTACTCCAGGACCCGTGAATACTGTCCTTATGCATACATCACAGAAGAGGACTCACTGGATCACACATTGTCCAGTCTCATGGTACAAGTGCCCAAGGAGACCTATCCATCTCACACACAACATGAAGCCAGCACTCTGGATCGTCTTATAGTAGACAGAGAAATGTCTGCCTTTCTTACCCATCATGACAGAATAAATGAGAAGaaactctcagcccagcagactaATAATG aacCTTTTCAGCTACCCTTGTGGGGACTAAACAGAGACCTAGGGTTGTCGCGCACACGCTTCCCGCAGCAGCAGTCAGTCCATGAGGAGGCCCCTCAAGCTCTCCGAAGTGAGGGAGCCATTGACGGTGACCGAGAACAGGCTGTTTCACCCAGACCTTGCCACAGGTTACGTGAACATAACTTTGATTTTAACAGGACTCAGAACATTCAGGAATTTGGTGAAGCCACATAA